GTGTCCCTGCACCGGGGCGACGGCCCGGAGGCGCCGTGCATGGGCCGGGGCTTCCTGCGGCTGACGGCGGAGGAGTTCGCGCGCCAGCTCACCACCCTGCGTGTGCTCAACGCCCGGGACGGCAAGCAGCGGGCGGAGGCCCTGGCCCGCTTCGGCGGCTTCTTCTTCGGCGCCCTCTGGGACACGTACGTCCGGCGCGTGGCCGCATAGCAGTCAGGCAACCGGCGGACAGTCCAACAGTCCGCGATGACGTGCCCTCCGGGGCGGGCATGGGCACCCTGTTACCCACCGGGACCGACAGGGAGGACCCCCATGGCTGAAGACCGTGATCCGCAGCGCCGCTCCGGCGCACCCCAGGAAGAGGAGCATGCGGAGGAGCGGCGCGAGCTGTCCATCGAGGAGCGGCGTGCGCGACGCAGTGCGATGCGGGCCAGTCAGACGTATGCCCGCTTCATCGACCACCTCTGCGACCGGGGAGGCATGTCTCCAAGCGTCGCCCAGCAGGCGGCCGTCTCCGTGCTCTGCGGCCTGGAGCAACGCATCCAGGCGGAGGAGTCCTCGGACCTGGAGGCGCAGCTGCCGCGCAGGCTCACGGAGCTGCTGCACCGCTGCGAGCGCCACGACGCCGACCCCCGCCCATCGAAGTTCGGCCGCGACGAGCTGCTGAAGCTGGTGGGCGAGGACCTGGCCCTGAATCCGGACGCCGTGGAGCCCGTGGTGCGCGCCGTGATGGACGCCGTCCGTCACCAAATCAGCGAAGGTGAGGCGGAGGACGTGAGCGCCCAGCTGCCCGAGGACATCCGCCACCTTTGGCTGCCGACGATGTGAGGCCGGCTGTTAAGGTCTCCGGCACACGCTTGCCGGAGACCGCGCATGGCCCTCGATGATGACTTCAGCGCCGCACAGAGCCGGGTGAAGACGCTGTCCAAGGCTCCCTCGAACGACGCGCTGCTGGAGCTGTACTCGCTCTACAAGCAGGGCACGGAAGGGGACGTGCAGGGCAAGCGCCCCGGCATGCTCGATATCAAGGGGCGCGCGAAGTACGACGCGTGGGCCGGCCGTAAGGGGCTGGCGAAGGACGCCGCGAAGCAGCAGTACGTGGCGCTCGTGGACAAGCTCCTGCGCGGGTAGACACGGCCCCTCATGCCCCCATGGCTCCGGATGGCGTTGTTCCTCGTGCCAGTCACCGCGCTGCTCGCGCTGGCGCACGTCTACCTGTACCGCCGGCTGGTTCGCGACGTGACGCCGAACAGGGGGCTTCGCCGCGCGGGGATGGGGCTCTTCGCCGGGGGGCTGGTGGGCTCCCTGGGCGCCCGGATGGTCGGAGGGATGTTCTCCTCCGACGTGGCGTGGTGGACGGGCATCGCCCTGCTGGTGTGGATGGGGCTGGTGCTCTACCTGCTCATGTTCACCCTGGGGCTGGACGTGGTTCGGGGCGCGCTCACCCGGGTGCGCAAGCCTCCGGAGCCGCCGTCGCCCGAGCGCCGGGCCTTCCTCGCCCGGGGGCTCGCGACGGGGGCCACCGTGGCGGGCGCGGCGGTGAGCACCTTTGGCACCTGGCGCGCGTTCCATCCTCCGGACGTGCGCGACATCCCGGTGCGGCTGCCCGGGCTGCCCAAGGCGCTGGAGGGCTTCACGCTGGTGCAGCTCACCGACATCCACATTGGCGGGGTGTTGCAGCGCCGCTTCGTGGATGAGCTGGTGGCGCGCGCCAACGCGCTCAAGCCGGACCTCATCGCGGTGACGGGCGACCTGGTGGACGGCACGGTGCCGGAGCTGGGGCGCTACGTGGGCGGGTTCGGCGCGCTCAAGGCCCGGCACGGCGCGTACTTCGTCACCGGCAACCACGACTACTACTCCGGCGTGGAGGCGTGGACGGAGTTCGTCCGCGGGTTGGGCATCACCGTGCTGCGCAACCGCGCCGTGTCCATTGGGGACGCGGGCGCGTCCTTCGACCTCATCGGCGTGGACGACTGGAGCGCGAGCCGCTTCGGTGAGGCCGGGTATGACCTGGACGCGGCGCTGAAGGGCTTGAGGCCGGACCGCGCGTCGGTGCTGCTGGCGCACCAGCCCTCCAACTTCGACGTGGTGGCCCAGCGCGGCGTGGGGCTCCAGATTTCAGGGCACACGCACGGCGGGCAGATGTTCCCGGGCAACGTGCTGGGCCAGCTCATCTGGGGCGAGCAGAACGCGGGCCTGAGCCAGCTGGGCGGCTCGCACCTCTACGTCAGCCGCGGGTGCGGCTTCGTGGGGCCGCCCATGCGCGTCGCCGCGCCGCCGGAGATTGCCCGCATCATCCTGCTGCCGGGCTGAAAGCAGCGACTCACGGTTTGCGGTGGGCCCGCTCCAGGAGCAGGCCGTCCTCCTGGAGGATGGTGGGCCCGGGACGGGGCCGCCCATACAGGAGCCCCGAGGCGATGCGCAGTGGCGCGGCCCACGCGGGCTCGTCGCGCACCAGCACGTCCTCGCCGCCGATGCGGACCACCATGCCGTCGGGGGCCACCACGGAGAATCTCAGCGGCCGGCCCAGCGCGGCTTCGAGCGCGGCCATGGTCGTTTCGTCCTCCTGGGAGAAGCCCAGCGGGCCCTCCGGGTGGCTGTGGGTGATCTCCACCAGCGTGTCCCGCAGGCTCCAGATGGCTTCCCACCGGGGGCGGGAGTCCGGCAGCGCCAGGGGGTCGTCGAAGGAATCGCCCCACAACACCTGGTCCTCTGGCCCGATGAGCAGGCACACCTCGCGCGTCGTCGACATGAAGTTCTTCCTCCCGAATGGCCCGTACCGACGCGGGGGACGGGCCCGGTCGGACACGCGGGTTTCAGGCGTGCCGGGTGATGACCAGCGCGTCCGTGTCGATGGCTTCCTTGAGCACCGACGGCAGGCTCTCCAGCGTGACCCTGCTATCCGCGCCCGCCAGGCACACGCCCGCGTCGCGCACGCGCAGCGTCGCGGCATCCACCACCGTGACGAAGCGCTCACCCATGAACGTGTAGACGACCTCGAGCAGGCCGTCCTCCAGCCGGCGGTGGCCCAGCAGCCGCGCGCCGGCCTTGTCCAGCGCGCGCTCCACCCGCGTGCCGATGTCCGACTCCGAGCGCCAGCGTTCCGGGCGCATCCGCGTACGGGCCGCTTCTCCCTGAAGGGTTTCCCCGCGTTCGCGCTCACGCCCTGGCAATGCCCACCCGATTTCGCGGCCGTCCGCGTCCCGCCAGACCTCCGGCGTGCCGGGCTCATGCACCCGCGCACGGGCCACCGCTTCGTGACGGGCCTCCTGCTCCGCCTGCATCCGGATGAAGCGCGCGCGCTCCTCCGCCAGCAGGCGCAGGCAGCGCTCCGCCTCCACGCGTCCCTCGCGCGCCACGTCGAGCACCCGCGCGCGGGCCTCCGCGGGGGCGAACGGAATGCCCGTGCCTCGCGACACCGTCTCCAGCACCGCGAAGCCGAACGCCGCGCGCAGTGATGCACTCACGCCTCGCGCGTCCCCCAGGGGACGGTCGTCCTCCAGCGCGCGGCGCGCCGTCTCCTCCGCTTCGCCCTCGAACTCCACGCCCTCGAAGAGCAGCGTGCCGTCATGCCACCGGCGCGCCGTCACCGGCGACAGGCGCGGCGGCTCCTCCTCCGGCATCAGCGCCAGCGGCTCCGCCACCGCGCCCTCGCGCACCAGCCGCGCCCCCCAGACATGGCCCCGCACGCGCGGCAGCGCCTCCATGCCTTCCGGAGACGCCGGCTCTCGAGCGGTGGCCTCGCGGCCCTTCACCTCGAAACGCCACCAGCCCGGGGCGACGGGCCAGGTGACGCGCAGGCGGCGTGAAGGCGCGTCCACGGTCCCGCCGCCGAAATACGGCAGCACCGCCGACTCCACCTTCCCGAGCAGCTTCCGGTAGTCCACGCCCCTGCCTCCTTCTTCACGCCACCTTCAACAGCGGCGTGCTCATCACCCGGTCCACCCAGCCGGACTGGCTGGCCCCCGCCTCGCGCGGAGCGTCCATCAGCGCCTGGAGCACGCGCGGCACCTGGTAGGGGTCCGCGAACTGCCCCACGCTCACTTCACTGAAGGGCACGCCCAGCTGCTTCGCCCCCGAGCGCACCGTGTTGCCGCGCGCCCCCGCCACGCTCACCAGCAGCGCCATGGCCGCCACGCTGTAGCCACACGCGTGGAAGGCCCGGGCGAACTGGTCGCCTGCCTCGCCCGCCTCGTCACCCACCACCATCACCACCAGCTTCGCCTCCGCCGGGATGCGCACCCCGGAGCGGTGCAGCGCGTGGACGCCGGCCGCGTGCACCGTGCCGCCGGACGCCTTCAGTCCGGACAGCATGTGCTGCACCGCCGTGCGGTTCGCCGCCTTGGGCTGGAGCACCGTGCCCATGGTGTCGAACGCCGCCACGTGCAGCTTGTCCATCGGGAAGCCCGCGAGGATGCGCGACAGCGCCTCCTTGGACTGCTCGATGGCGCCCTCCATGGACCCCGACTTGTCGATGAGGAACATCACCCGCACGTCCGTCTCCGCCGTCGCCTCCGCCACCGCCTTCTTCACCGCGTTGTCGCTCGCCTCCTCCAGCTTGCGGCGCACGTGCTCGCTCCGGACGTTCTTCGCGATGTTCAGCGAGCGTTGATCCGTGGCGCTCGCCACCGCCCGCTCCCAGCGCGCCTTCACGGACGGCTCCTGCAACAGGCCCAGCTCCTCCAGCGTGGGCGTCATCAGCCGCAGGTCGCGGTCCGACAACGACGGCAGCAGCGTGGCCAGGATGGCGGGCGTGAGGCCCACGTCCTTCGGCAGCCGGCCCACGACCTCCTTGTAGGAGAGCCGCTCCAGTTCAATCCACTCGCAGATCTCCGCCTCGGAGAGGCCGTCGAAGCGCTCGCGCTTCACCAGCGTGAGCCCCTGCAACCCCACCTGCCGGTGGCCGCCGTCCGCCTGCTTCTGCTTCCAGCCGAGCACCTCGAAGAAGCCCTGCGACTGGGGCTTGTAGCCGGCCTTGCGCGCCAGCTTCTTCAGCGTCTCCTTGTAGCCCGCCTTCACCAGGCCCTGGAGCATGGGCAGGTTCGCCTCGCGCGCGGCCAGCCACTTCTGGGCCACGCGCTTCCAGCGGCCCAGCGGCGGCTTGCGCGACGCCGGGTCTCCGAAGCCCGCGGCGCGGTTGAGGCGCGCGATCTCCGGCGTCTCCAGCAGCTCCGCCACGCGCAGCACGGCCTTGGGCGTGAGCATCCGCGTGGAGCGGCGCACGTAGTGCAGCACCATGGCCTCGCCAATGGCGCGGTAGTCGTCGTCGTGGAAGGCGATGGTGCCCTGGCCGTCACGCACGGGCTGGCCCGCGTGCTCCTGCACCAGCATCAGCGCGCAGGTGGCTACCTTCAGGTCGCGCCAGTCCGTCTGCGTCAGCGCGTACGACGCGAAGTGCGCCATCAGCATCGGGTTGAGGCGGTAGAGCTCCAGCAACTGGCCGTACAGCTTCACCGCGGCGGGCACGAACAGGCCCGGCGCCACCTTGCGGCCGTGAGCACGCGCCTTGGCGTCCGCGTTGGCGGCGGCCACCCAGGTGCCGTTCACGTCCAGGCCGGGCCGGTGGTGCCACAGGTGGGCGGAGCCACCGAGCATCACGTCGAGCAGCCGCTCGGCGGGTCCTCGCTGCGTCTCCGGAAGGGTCGTCTGGGTGCGAGCGGTCATGGCGGTCGTCCCCCTTTCGGGACAGAGGCATGCCCGGGAGGGCTGCCTGGAGTGGGGAGGGAAAAAGTGAGCGCCCGAGTGAGGAAGCCGGAAGGCTGAATCCAGAGTTCAGTGCCGGACCGCCGGCGGGCCCCCCGCCTTGCGAGCGGAGGGGTGGAGTC
The sequence above is drawn from the Corallococcus sp. NCRR genome and encodes:
- a CDS encoding acyl-CoA-binding protein, producing the protein MALDDDFSAAQSRVKTLSKAPSNDALLELYSLYKQGTEGDVQGKRPGMLDIKGRAKYDAWAGRKGLAKDAAKQQYVALVDKLLRG
- a CDS encoding vWA domain-containing protein, with product MTARTQTTLPETQRGPAERLLDVMLGGSAHLWHHRPGLDVNGTWVAAANADAKARAHGRKVAPGLFVPAAVKLYGQLLELYRLNPMLMAHFASYALTQTDWRDLKVATCALMLVQEHAGQPVRDGQGTIAFHDDDYRAIGEAMVLHYVRRSTRMLTPKAVLRVAELLETPEIARLNRAAGFGDPASRKPPLGRWKRVAQKWLAAREANLPMLQGLVKAGYKETLKKLARKAGYKPQSQGFFEVLGWKQKQADGGHRQVGLQGLTLVKRERFDGLSEAEICEWIELERLSYKEVVGRLPKDVGLTPAILATLLPSLSDRDLRLMTPTLEELGLLQEPSVKARWERAVASATDQRSLNIAKNVRSEHVRRKLEEASDNAVKKAVAEATAETDVRVMFLIDKSGSMEGAIEQSKEALSRILAGFPMDKLHVAAFDTMGTVLQPKAANRTAVQHMLSGLKASGGTVHAAGVHALHRSGVRIPAEAKLVVMVVGDEAGEAGDQFARAFHACGYSVAAMALLVSVAGARGNTVRSGAKQLGVPFSEVSVGQFADPYQVPRVLQALMDAPREAGASQSGWVDRVMSTPLLKVA
- a CDS encoding DUF2267 domain-containing protein, producing MAEDRDPQRRSGAPQEEEHAEERRELSIEERRARRSAMRASQTYARFIDHLCDRGGMSPSVAQQAAVSVLCGLEQRIQAEESSDLEAQLPRRLTELLHRCERHDADPRPSKFGRDELLKLVGEDLALNPDAVEPVVRAVMDAVRHQISEGEAEDVSAQLPEDIRHLWLPTM
- a CDS encoding metallophosphoesterase, translating into MPPWLRMALFLVPVTALLALAHVYLYRRLVRDVTPNRGLRRAGMGLFAGGLVGSLGARMVGGMFSSDVAWWTGIALLVWMGLVLYLLMFTLGLDVVRGALTRVRKPPEPPSPERRAFLARGLATGATVAGAAVSTFGTWRAFHPPDVRDIPVRLPGLPKALEGFTLVQLTDIHIGGVLQRRFVDELVARANALKPDLIAVTGDLVDGTVPELGRYVGGFGALKARHGAYFVTGNHDYYSGVEAWTEFVRGLGITVLRNRAVSIGDAGASFDLIGVDDWSASRFGEAGYDLDAALKGLRPDRASVLLAHQPSNFDVVAQRGVGLQISGHTHGGQMFPGNVLGQLIWGEQNAGLSQLGGSHLYVSRGCGFVGPPMRVAAPPEIARIILLPG